A genomic stretch from Pirellulales bacterium includes:
- a CDS encoding DUF4129 domain-containing protein, giving the protein MTSVDYVVIALSPFLIMLLVGSLSFFLLELGYRGELTTRLRWILFWFVIGTVGIARISMEEGAERASIYGLGLAGAVALAAWRLVDSPFLCWGLMAVVWWCAHKLTWDCTLIDEEQDASGEGLLQVAGLEEGIGNGTPAAGSSDDEKPRRRNWWQRFLESPEERRKRPHAPGVWVIYFSLAALPLFGLGQALIPAGDIERRRTAFWLLVWYVASGMGLLLTTSFLGLRRYLRQRKLEMPVSMTGVWLGVGGTLIVLLILVMMLIPRPSPEYPVEELIANAIRSPVQQASRHAVMRDGGVQQGPADAKPANPPHDDSQTNRSQQPEQKDPPGGQQQAGGQQQGGQQQGGQQQSGQQQGGQQQGGQQQGGQQQGGQQQGGQQQGGPQQGGQQQGGQQRSGQQQGGQQQGGQQQSGQQQGGQQQGGQQQGGQQQGGQQQGGQQQGGQQQSGQQQGGQQSGQQQSGQQAGGQQQGAQQQGNQQQTGQQQGSQQQSGPQNQPKEQPRNQSPAGQPPTQPSAERQQERPSDTNQQQGQQPQAGTSKPETPPPQPSRLPKLPSLSLAGWIRWLMWGALAVAAIIGFLRYREQVIAFLRQLWAELLALWGELFGGRKTKSADVADPERLEPPRPFAAFRNPFASGKDDRLPPEQLVRYTFEALDAWAFEHQAARRLDETPLEFADAVGDRHPALAQDTRQLARLYSQMVYARTNPTHDCLPLLRRLWDEMTRRARQPVGTS; this is encoded by the coding sequence ATGACTTCGGTCGATTATGTGGTCATCGCCCTCAGCCCCTTTCTGATCATGCTGCTGGTGGGCAGCCTTTCGTTTTTTCTTTTGGAACTGGGCTACCGTGGCGAGCTGACCACGCGGCTGCGCTGGATTCTGTTCTGGTTTGTGATCGGCACGGTCGGCATTGCCCGCATCTCGATGGAGGAGGGCGCCGAGCGGGCCAGCATCTATGGTCTGGGACTGGCCGGGGCAGTGGCACTGGCGGCTTGGCGGCTGGTCGATTCGCCTTTTCTCTGTTGGGGACTGATGGCCGTCGTCTGGTGGTGTGCCCACAAGCTTACCTGGGACTGCACGCTCATCGACGAAGAGCAAGACGCTTCGGGCGAAGGGCTGCTGCAGGTCGCCGGGCTGGAGGAAGGAATTGGCAACGGTACACCCGCGGCAGGCAGCTCGGACGACGAAAAGCCACGCCGCCGGAACTGGTGGCAGCGGTTTTTGGAAAGCCCCGAAGAACGCCGCAAGCGGCCGCACGCACCGGGCGTATGGGTGATCTACTTTTCGCTGGCCGCATTGCCGCTGTTCGGTTTGGGCCAGGCGCTGATTCCGGCGGGCGACATCGAGCGGCGACGGACCGCGTTCTGGCTCCTGGTGTGGTACGTGGCCAGCGGCATGGGCCTGCTGTTGACGACCAGTTTCCTGGGACTGCGGCGGTATCTCAGGCAGCGAAAACTCGAAATGCCCGTGTCGATGACGGGCGTCTGGTTGGGAGTCGGCGGCACGTTGATCGTGCTGTTGATTCTCGTGATGATGCTCATCCCCCGCCCCAGCCCGGAATACCCGGTCGAGGAACTGATCGCCAACGCCATCCGCTCGCCGGTTCAACAGGCGTCGCGACATGCCGTGATGCGCGACGGCGGCGTGCAGCAGGGCCCGGCCGACGCCAAGCCGGCCAATCCGCCGCACGACGATTCGCAAACGAACCGCTCGCAGCAACCCGAACAGAAAGACCCGCCCGGAGGACAGCAACAGGCGGGTGGACAACAGCAGGGCGGACAACAGCAGGGCGGACAGCAACAGAGCGGGCAACAACAGGGTGGGCAACAACAGGGCGGGCAGCAACAGGGCGGGCAGCAACAGGGCGGGCAGCAACAAGGCGGGCAGCAACAAGGCGGACCACAGCAGGGCGGGCAACAGCAGGGCGGACAGCAGCGGAGTGGGCAACAACAGGGTGGGCAACAACAGGGTGGCCAACAGCAGAGTGGGCAACAGCAGGGCGGACAACAGCAGGGCGGGCAGCAACAAGGCGGACAACAACAGGGCGGACAACAACAGGGCGGACAACAACAGGGCGGGCAGCAACAGAGCGGGCAGCAACAGGGCGGGCAACAGAGTGGCCAGCAACAGAGTGGCCAGCAAGCGGGAGGTCAACAACAAGGCGCGCAGCAGCAGGGAAATCAGCAACAGACTGGGCAACAACAGGGAAGCCAGCAGCAGAGCGGTCCGCAAAACCAGCCCAAGGAACAGCCGCGTAATCAATCACCGGCTGGACAACCGCCGACTCAGCCATCGGCCGAACGACAGCAAGAGCGACCGTCCGACACGAACCAACAGCAGGGCCAGCAACCGCAGGCTGGCACATCGAAGCCCGAAACGCCTCCGCCACAGCCCTCGCGACTGCCAAAACTCCCCAGCCTTTCGCTGGCCGGCTGGATCCGCTGGCTGATGTGGGGCGCGCTGGCAGTGGCGGCCATTATCGGCTTCTTGCGATATCGCGAACAAGTCATCGCGTTCCTACGGCAACTTTGGGCCGAGTTGCTGGCACTCTGGGGCGAACTGTTCGGTGGCCGCAAGACAAAATCGGCCGATGTCGCGGATCCTGAGCGGCTTGAGCCGCCACGTCCTTTCGCTGCATTTCGCAATCCCTTCGCGTCGGGCAAGGACGATCGCCTCCCTCCGGAGCAACTCGTGCGATACACCTTCGAGGCGCTCGACGCCTGGGCCTTCGAGCATCAAGCGGCGCGGCGGCTGGACGAGACGCCGCTGGAGTTCGCCGACGCCGTCGGCGACCGGCATCCCGCCTTGGCGCAAGACACGCGCCAGCTCGCGCGGCTCTATTCACAGATGGTTTATGCCCGTACCAATCCCACGCACGACTGCCTGCCGCTGCTTCGCCGCCTTTGGGACGAGATGACTCGCCGCGCGCGTCAGCCGGTCGGAACCTCGTAG
- a CDS encoding M81 family metallopeptidase has translation MDKRVLLAGLFHETHTFLEGHTPLADFQFRRGKELLAAAGDGSPLAGVLEAADAYDWSLLPVVDVRATPGPTVEDAVFEQFWQEFLAVAGPALAQGIDGVFLVLHGGMVTHSCRDVEGELLDRIRGLPGGAGVPLCGVVDLHANFTERMARHSNGLIAYRENPHADARRAATDAAELLKRLMHTGERPLTAWVHPPLMWPPTGTGTADNPLATLEAAARNLEVDEPHFLAVNVFAGFAFADIPDTGASFTAVTLGDPDDAHAQLRHLSRWAFDHRQQGNRLEPPLEEVLPRLSQHKRGPVLLVEPSDNIGAGAPGDGTAVLRALIDNRIGPAAVAICDPQSVEQLADVAIGGRKTLAIGGKGHRLSGPPVRVEVELLSRSDGRFKLEDPQSHLASMSGARFEMGRSAVVRHEGMTVLLTSRRTPPFDLGQWRSQGIAPEKMFVICVKAAVAHRRAYEPIAAASYLVGTPGPCSSDLRTLPYQHVRRPIFPLDT, from the coding sequence ATGGACAAACGGGTTCTCCTGGCCGGCCTCTTTCACGAGACGCACACGTTTCTCGAAGGTCATACCCCGCTGGCCGACTTTCAGTTTCGCCGCGGAAAAGAGTTGCTGGCGGCGGCGGGCGACGGCTCGCCCCTGGCCGGCGTGCTGGAAGCCGCCGACGCCTACGATTGGTCGCTGCTACCAGTCGTCGACGTTCGGGCCACGCCCGGTCCGACGGTCGAAGACGCCGTGTTCGAGCAGTTTTGGCAGGAGTTCCTGGCGGTGGCCGGACCGGCATTGGCACAGGGCATCGACGGCGTCTTTTTGGTATTGCACGGGGGCATGGTCACGCATTCGTGCCGGGACGTCGAAGGCGAACTGCTGGACCGGATTCGCGGCTTGCCCGGCGGTGCCGGCGTCCCTCTGTGCGGCGTGGTCGACCTGCACGCGAATTTTACCGAGCGGATGGCCCGCCACAGCAACGGGCTGATCGCCTATCGCGAGAACCCGCACGCCGACGCACGCCGCGCCGCGACCGACGCGGCCGAGCTGTTGAAGCGGCTGATGCACACCGGTGAGCGTCCCCTGACGGCCTGGGTGCATCCCCCCTTGATGTGGCCGCCGACGGGTACCGGCACGGCCGACAATCCCCTGGCCACGCTGGAAGCCGCCGCGCGCAACCTGGAAGTCGACGAGCCGCACTTTCTGGCGGTCAACGTGTTCGCCGGCTTTGCTTTTGCCGACATCCCCGACACCGGCGCGAGCTTCACGGCCGTCACGTTGGGCGACCCCGACGATGCGCACGCCCAGTTGCGTCATCTGAGTCGCTGGGCCTTCGACCATCGTCAACAGGGAAACCGCCTCGAACCACCGTTGGAAGAGGTGCTGCCGCGGCTGAGTCAGCACAAGCGGGGACCGGTCCTGCTGGTCGAACCGTCCGACAACATCGGCGCGGGCGCGCCCGGCGACGGCACCGCGGTTTTGCGGGCGCTGATCGACAACCGCATCGGCCCGGCGGCCGTCGCCATCTGCGATCCGCAGTCGGTCGAGCAGTTGGCCGACGTGGCGATCGGCGGACGCAAGACGCTGGCCATCGGCGGCAAAGGGCATCGGCTTTCCGGACCGCCGGTCAGGGTGGAGGTCGAGCTGCTGTCGCGCAGCGACGGGCGATTCAAACTGGAAGACCCGCAAAGCCATCTGGCTTCGATGTCGGGTGCCCGATTCGAGATGGGGCGGTCCGCGGTGGTGCGGCACGAAGGGATGACGGTCTTGCTCACCAGCCGCCGCACGCCGCCCTTCGACCTTGGCCAATGGCGCAGCCAGGGAATCGCCCCCGAAAAAATGTTCGTGATTTGCGTCAAGGCCGCGGTCGCTCATCGCCGCGCCTACGAGCCGATCGCGGCGGCCAGCTATCTGGTGGGCACGCCGGGGCCTTGTTCGAGCGACCTGCGCACGCTGCCCTATCAGCACGTGCGCCGGCCGATCTTTCCTTTGGACACGTGA
- a CDS encoding glucose-1-phosphate adenylyltransferase — MKNILTMVLGGGRGTRLHPLTKVRSKPAVPLAGKYRLIDIPLSNCINSGLNRMYVLTQFNSVSLHRHIRQTYRFDAFNGGFVEILAAQQTPENAGWYQGTADAVRQNLRALQQPGIEYVLILSGDQLYRMNYLDMLVTHRRNKAEATIGTLPVARHEASQLGILRLDASGAVAGFLEKPKTEPEVRHMRTDPAWIDAQGIASRGRDLLASMGIYLFNRDTLVELLTKTDYRDFGKEIFPASIRTHRVHVHLFDGYWEDIGTIKSFYQANLDLARPEPSFELTSADAPIYSHPRFLPPTRIEGATVRNSLVADGCHIESGATIENSVIGLRCRIGRNVTIRNSVLMGNDFFQSPAMMAADCNAGIPPLAIGEGSVVEGAIVDKNCHVGRRVRLLNERGIETTPDSDQAMVCEGIIVTPKEAVLRDGWKLSDALSPG; from the coding sequence ATGAAAAATATCTTGACGATGGTTCTGGGGGGCGGGCGCGGGACACGGCTGCACCCGCTGACGAAGGTCCGCTCCAAGCCGGCGGTGCCCTTGGCCGGCAAGTATCGGCTGATCGACATTCCGCTCTCGAATTGCATCAATAGCGGCCTGAATCGGATGTACGTGCTCACGCAGTTCAACTCGGTGAGCCTGCACCGGCACATCCGGCAGACGTATCGCTTCGACGCCTTCAACGGCGGCTTCGTCGAAATCCTGGCGGCGCAGCAGACGCCCGAAAACGCCGGCTGGTATCAGGGCACGGCCGACGCCGTGCGGCAGAACTTGCGGGCCTTGCAGCAGCCGGGGATCGAGTATGTGCTCATTCTGTCGGGCGACCAGCTTTACCGTATGAATTACCTCGACATGCTGGTGACGCACCGCCGCAACAAAGCCGAGGCCACGATCGGCACCTTGCCGGTGGCCCGCCACGAAGCTTCGCAGTTGGGCATTTTGCGGCTCGATGCCTCGGGCGCGGTGGCCGGCTTTCTGGAGAAGCCCAAAACCGAGCCGGAGGTGCGGCATATGCGGACCGACCCCGCCTGGATTGATGCCCAAGGCATCGCCAGCCGCGGCCGCGACCTGCTGGCCAGCATGGGCATTTATCTCTTCAACCGCGATACGCTGGTCGAGCTGTTGACGAAGACGGATTACCGGGATTTCGGCAAAGAAATTTTCCCGGCCTCCATTCGCACGCACCGAGTCCACGTGCATCTGTTCGACGGCTACTGGGAAGACATCGGCACGATCAAGTCGTTCTACCAGGCGAATCTCGATCTGGCCAGGCCGGAGCCGTCCTTCGAGTTGACGTCGGCCGATGCGCCGATTTACTCGCACCCGCGGTTTCTGCCGCCCACGCGCATCGAGGGGGCCACCGTGCGAAACAGCCTCGTGGCCGACGGCTGCCACATTGAGAGCGGGGCGACCATCGAGAACAGCGTCATCGGTCTGCGCTGCCGCATTGGCCGCAACGTCACCATCCGCAATTCGGTCTTGATGGGCAACGACTTTTTCCAGTCGCCGGCAATGATGGCCGCCGACTGCAACGCCGGCATTCCGCCGCTGGCCATCGGCGAAGGGTCGGTGGTCGAGGGGGCGATCGTCGACAAGAATTGCCATGTTGGCCGGCGGGTGCGATTGCTTAACGAGCGGGGCATCGAAACGACGCCCGACAGCGACCAGGCCATGGTTTGCGAAGGGATCATCGTGACACCGAAAGAGGCGGTGTTGCGAGATGGCTGGAAGTTGTCCGACGCACTGTCGCCGGGGTAG
- a CDS encoding DUF447 domain-containing protein: MILEGIVTTLNADGTVNVAPMGPQVDLERRQIVLRPFQTSTTFQNLKRAGQGVFHVTDDVELLARAAIGRLDPLPELMAAEGVEGFRLADTCRWHAFRVRHGDDQSPRATFVADVVATGHVRDFFGFNRAKHAVVEAAILATRTHLLSSEEIAGEFAKLKILIDKTGGPQEHRAFALLGDYVAATGKRGGNG, translated from the coding sequence ATGATCCTCGAAGGCATTGTGACCACGCTCAACGCCGATGGAACCGTCAATGTCGCTCCCATGGGACCGCAGGTCGACCTCGAGCGGCGTCAGATCGTGCTGCGGCCGTTTCAGACTTCAACCACCTTTCAAAATCTGAAGCGGGCCGGCCAGGGCGTATTTCACGTCACCGACGACGTCGAGCTGCTGGCACGGGCGGCCATCGGACGACTCGATCCGCTTCCCGAACTGATGGCGGCCGAAGGCGTCGAGGGTTTTCGCCTGGCCGACACCTGCCGTTGGCACGCCTTCCGCGTGCGACATGGCGACGATCAAAGCCCGCGCGCGACGTTCGTTGCCGATGTGGTCGCCACGGGGCATGTGCGGGATTTTTTTGGTTTCAACCGGGCCAAGCACGCCGTGGTGGAAGCCGCAATTCTCGCCACCCGCACGCATCTGCTCTCGTCGGAGGAGATCGCCGGGGAGTTTGCCAAACTGAAGATCCTGATCGACAAGACTGGCGGTCCGCAGGAGCATCGCGCTTTTGCCCTGCTCGGCGATTATGTGGCCGCAACCGGAAAGCGAGGTGGAAATGGCTGA
- a CDS encoding DUF1571 domain-containing protein codes for MKLLYSILTGSVAGCLLAVVGCGAPAAQGTAPPASTADADGAPVQAENAQPADGHKETPSSDAASDLDRALALARQSLANLETIKDYTCVFSKRERVGDVLLPEERSEMKIRHQPFSVYLRAIEPTSSAGQEVIYVEGRNDGNLIAHTTGFGSSVIGRLSLDPHGYLATRGNRYTIKDVGLANLVQKLIDLGSKKELFRDSTTTIEKTEFAERPCTQVEISSPRPVGDFRLAIARIVLDDEWDVPVHFESHEWPAGDAAEPVLSETYSYYDLKLNVGLTDRDFDPDNPEYSFP; via the coding sequence ATGAAATTGCTGTATTCGATCCTGACGGGATCTGTCGCCGGCTGCCTCTTGGCGGTCGTCGGTTGCGGCGCGCCCGCGGCCCAGGGCACCGCGCCGCCCGCTTCAACCGCCGACGCCGATGGGGCGCCAGTGCAGGCGGAGAACGCCCAGCCTGCCGATGGCCACAAGGAGACGCCGTCCAGCGACGCCGCAAGCGATCTCGATCGCGCCTTGGCGCTGGCCCGGCAGTCGTTGGCCAATCTCGAAACCATCAAGGATTACACCTGCGTCTTCTCGAAGCGCGAACGCGTGGGCGATGTGCTGCTGCCCGAAGAACGCAGCGAAATGAAAATCCGGCACCAGCCGTTCAGCGTCTATTTGCGCGCGATCGAGCCGACTTCGTCCGCCGGACAGGAAGTGATCTATGTCGAGGGCCGCAACGACGGCAACCTGATCGCCCACACCACGGGTTTCGGCAGCAGCGTGATTGGCCGCCTGAGCCTCGATCCGCACGGCTACTTGGCCACGCGCGGCAATCGTTACACCATCAAGGACGTCGGGCTGGCCAACCTGGTCCAGAAGCTGATCGACCTGGGCAGCAAGAAGGAGTTGTTCCGCGACAGCACCACGACGATCGAGAAGACCGAGTTTGCCGAACGGCCGTGCACGCAGGTCGAAATCAGCAGCCCGCGGCCGGTGGGCGATTTCCGGCTGGCGATCGCCCGCATCGTGCTCGACGACGAGTGGGACGTGCCCGTGCATTTCGAATCGCACGAATGGCCGGCCGGCGACGCCGCGGAGCCGGTGCTGAGCGAGACGTATTCCTACTACGACTTGAAGCTGAACGTCGGGCTGACCGACCGCGATTTCGATCCCGACAATCCGGAGTATTCGTTTCCGTGA
- a CDS encoding rhomboid family intramembrane serine protease — MKRDELIEFDRRLKELGPHAPVTVAMIAVNAMIWLMMVTSGADWLDPSAETLRAWEANYAPLSTRGEGWRLATCLFVHAGIVQLLVNQWVLYQLGSWLERFLGHVGFALLYLLAGFVGSMLGVRWRPEATLAGSTNAIYGLIGALAAFYWRSPGTVPSAALGRLRAGTFVFLAYNVGVELYRQRLDSGGFFGGLAAGFLTGLVLSQPLSGPEPPVRWWRNAIVAAATVLVIFVVAPFVAHPPPPDVPAEVTAWYDLRRQAIETYSKAEDDFKADRITAQEFVRRIEQEILPNWRRKEAHLKDLDLKGLTPFAVEQIEALRHSMELRRQAFDLVADALSQGDGQAFDRAAEKAVEAQGIEDRVLDALQRQQKKSARKGARGG; from the coding sequence ATGAAGAGAGACGAGTTGATCGAGTTCGATCGCCGGCTGAAGGAGTTGGGGCCTCACGCTCCCGTGACCGTGGCGATGATCGCCGTCAACGCGATGATCTGGTTGATGATGGTCACCAGCGGCGCCGATTGGCTCGATCCGAGCGCCGAAACGCTGCGCGCCTGGGAAGCCAACTATGCGCCCCTCTCGACCCGCGGCGAGGGATGGCGGCTGGCGACGTGCTTGTTCGTTCACGCGGGCATCGTGCAATTGCTGGTGAATCAATGGGTGCTGTACCAGTTGGGAAGCTGGCTGGAACGCTTCTTGGGCCACGTCGGTTTTGCGCTGCTGTACCTTCTGGCCGGGTTCGTCGGCAGCATGCTCGGCGTCCGCTGGCGACCCGAGGCCACGCTGGCGGGCAGCACCAACGCGATTTACGGTTTGATCGGCGCGTTGGCCGCCTTTTACTGGCGCTCGCCGGGAACGGTGCCGTCGGCGGCCTTGGGACGCTTGCGTGCCGGCACGTTTGTGTTTCTGGCGTATAACGTGGGCGTCGAGCTTTATCGGCAACGACTCGACAGCGGCGGTTTTTTTGGCGGACTTGCGGCCGGCTTCTTGACGGGGCTTGTGCTCTCTCAGCCGCTCTCCGGGCCGGAACCGCCCGTGCGGTGGTGGAGAAACGCGATCGTGGCGGCTGCGACGGTGCTGGTCATATTCGTTGTCGCACCGTTCGTGGCCCATCCGCCGCCGCCCGATGTTCCGGCCGAGGTCACCGCCTGGTACGACCTACGACGGCAGGCGATCGAGACGTACTCCAAAGCGGAGGATGATTTCAAGGCGGACCGGATCACGGCGCAAGAATTCGTCCGCCGCATCGAACAGGAGATTTTGCCCAACTGGCGCCGCAAAGAGGCGCATCTGAAGGATCTCGATCTCAAGGGACTCACGCCTTTCGCAGTCGAGCAGATCGAGGCGCTTCGACATTCGATGGAGCTGCGCAGACAGGCTTTCGATCTCGTGGCCGATGCCCTGTCGCAAGGTGATGGCCAGGCATTTGATAGGGCTGCGGAGAAAGCGGTGGAAGCCCAAGGCATTGAAGACCGCGTGCTCGACGCGCTCCAGCGGCAGCAAAAAAAGAGCGCTCGCAAAGGCGCGCGTGGTGGATGA
- a CDS encoding DUF4058 family protein codes for MPSPFPGMNPFLEQDDVWEDFHHNFLTWAQAALNSQLGDDYFARIEARVYIRELSEEERRFFGRADVAVSAASRPEHPTAVVELDAPVELVLPEVDLVRDSWLEIRDRRDRRVITIIELLSPANKRRGPDRDAYLSKRNGVLASQTHLVEIDLRRGGTRPELPPLPDCDYYVFICQYELRPRIGFWPIGLRDRLPTIPVPLTSSEPPIMLDLQELLHQSYDSADYGKTIYAEVPDPPLSAVDAAWSRQFIPVDHE; via the coding sequence ATGCCATCACCGTTTCCAGGAATGAATCCGTTCCTCGAGCAGGACGACGTTTGGGAAGATTTCCACCATAACTTCTTGACGTGGGCGCAAGCCGCACTCAATTCGCAGTTGGGTGACGACTACTTTGCGAGAATCGAGGCCCGCGTCTATATTCGCGAACTTTCCGAGGAGGAGCGCCGCTTTTTCGGTCGCGCCGACGTTGCCGTCTCCGCCGCAAGTCGTCCGGAGCATCCGACGGCCGTCGTGGAGCTTGACGCGCCCGTCGAGCTGGTGCTGCCGGAAGTCGACCTCGTGCGCGATTCGTGGCTTGAAATCCGCGACCGTCGCGATCGCCGCGTCATCACGATCATCGAACTGCTCAGTCCGGCCAACAAGAGACGCGGCCCCGATCGCGACGCTTACCTGAGCAAGCGAAACGGCGTCCTTGCCAGTCAGACGCACCTGGTGGAGATCGATCTGCGGCGAGGCGGGACGCGACCCGAGTTGCCGCCGCTTCCGGACTGCGACTACTACGTATTCATTTGCCAGTATGAATTGCGGCCCCGGATCGGCTTTTGGCCAATTGGCCTGCGCGACCGATTGCCGACCATTCCTGTGCCGCTTACAAGTTCGGAGCCGCCGATCATGCTCGATTTGCAGGAACTGCTGCACCAGAGCTACGACTCGGCGGACTACGGCAAAACCATCTACGCCGAGGTGCCCGATCCGCCGCTTTCGGCCGTCGATGCCGCCTGGTCGCGTCAGTTTATCCCCGTGGACCATGAGTAA